A genomic stretch from Candidatus Omnitrophota bacterium includes:
- a CDS encoding phosphoglycerate dehydrogenase produces the protein MKIFISTSTFAEKDTRPLDVLKENGMEYDMNPHRRKLTAEEIAGFLASDAYDGLIAGTETLGRRALEGAGRLKVISRVGVGTDNIDAEVVKERGIMVLNTPGVLTDAVAELTLGLILSCLRRIPLADRNIRTGRWEKPMGNLLKNRTVGVIGFGQIGRRVATLCRAFGARVIFHDMNDVGTDGFEKVPLDTLLKISDIMTVHVSTKDIIFDTGSFGKVKPGAIIVNTSRGTVIDEDALFMALEVGRISFAGLDVFGEEPYKGKLTECANTVLTPHIGSYAEDARIEMELAAVKNLVNGLKGRR, from the coding sequence ATGAAAATATTCATATCGACCAGCACTTTCGCTGAAAAAGATACCCGGCCACTGGATGTCCTGAAAGAGAATGGCATGGAATACGATATGAACCCGCACAGGCGCAAGCTTACCGCCGAAGAGATAGCCGGTTTCCTGGCGTCAGACGCGTATGACGGCCTGATAGCCGGCACGGAGACCTTGGGTCGCCGGGCGCTGGAAGGAGCCGGGCGTCTGAAAGTGATATCACGCGTCGGCGTAGGGACGGACAATATCGACGCGGAAGTGGTAAAAGAGCGTGGCATTATGGTGCTGAACACTCCGGGCGTACTTACAGATGCCGTAGCTGAGCTTACATTAGGCTTGATACTGTCGTGCCTGAGGAGAATACCCCTGGCGGACAGGAACATAAGGACGGGGCGATGGGAAAAACCCATGGGGAACCTGTTGAAGAACAGGACGGTGGGCGTGATAGGCTTCGGGCAGATAGGCAGGAGGGTCGCTACGTTGTGTCGGGCGTTCGGGGCGCGGGTGATATTCCATGACATGAATGATGTCGGGACGGATGGCTTTGAAAAGGTGCCGCTGGACACACTGCTCAAGATATCCGACATAATGACCGTACATGTTTCCACGAAAGATATTATTTTCGACACGGGATCGTTCGGCAAGGTCAAGCCAGGGGCTATTATAGTCAACACTTCCAGGGGTACGGTAATAGATGAGGACGCGCTTTTCATGGCCCTCGAGGTGGGCAGGATATCATTTGCCGGGCTGGATGTCTTCGGGGAAGAACCTTACAAGGGGAAATTGACGGAGTGCGCCAATACCGTGCTCACTCCGCATATCGGTTCGTATGCCGAGGATGCCAGGATAGAAATGGAACTGGCGGCGGTAAAGAACCTGGTAAACGGTTTGAAGGGGCGGCGGTAA
- a CDS encoding cyclase family protein has protein sequence MARIILLSHLMDGNTPLYGGEDRVEMVQGKSIKSGDSCNTMRLSMTNHAGTHVDMPRHFFEKGATVSDMPPEGWVFDRITLVEVPSGPGESVIGPDLLEEPVDCELLLIRTGMEKFRNEKTYIQGSPVILPELADWIKSKCPSIKAVGIDTISISSLNDRVMGRKAHKAFLEKGIILVEDMKLSGVGHVPDRVIVAPLMLKDADAAPVTVFGFSYV, from the coding sequence ATGGCCAGGATAATATTGTTATCTCATCTCATGGACGGGAACACGCCTCTTTATGGCGGTGAGGACCGGGTGGAGATGGTCCAGGGAAAGTCCATTAAGAGCGGTGATAGTTGTAATACGATGCGCCTTTCCATGACAAATCATGCCGGTACGCATGTGGATATGCCCAGGCATTTTTTTGAAAAAGGAGCTACGGTGTCGGACATGCCGCCGGAAGGATGGGTCTTCGACAGGATAACGCTGGTGGAAGTTCCCTCGGGGCCCGGTGAAAGCGTTATAGGGCCGGACCTCTTGGAAGAACCAGTGGATTGTGAACTGCTGCTTATACGTACGGGGATGGAGAAGTTCAGGAATGAGAAGACCTACATCCAAGGGTCCCCGGTAATATTGCCCGAACTGGCGGACTGGATCAAGAGTAAATGCCCCTCGATAAAGGCCGTGGGTATAGATACGATCTCTATATCGAGCCTTAACGACAGGGTAATGGGAAGGAAAGCCCATAAAGCCTTCCTTGAGAAGGGTATCATCCTGGTCGAGGACATGAAGCTTTCCGGGGTGGGGCACGTTCCTGACAGGGTTATTGTGGCGCCTTTGATGCTTAAGGACGCGGACGCGGCACCTGTAACGGTGTTCGGGTTCAGCTACGTATAG